A genomic window from Gemmatimonadaceae bacterium includes:
- a CDS encoding NAD(P)(+) transhydrogenase (Re/Si-specific) subunit beta, with protein MIAPWLVRLLYLAAAILFILGLKRLQSPDTARVGNRISATGMLLAIIVTLLDRSIVGYTTIIAGIVVGGTIGLTMALRVQMTAMPQMVALLNGSGGGASLLVATAEFLHVEERGGMMTTDASIATMLGVLIGAVTVTGSIVAFAKLQELISGRAVVFAFQKTLNALLFLTVLGLGIWLVVDGSAPTAAFYTVIGIALLMGILLTIPIGGADMPVVISVLNSYSGLAAALTGFVIGNEVLVVSGALVGSSGIILSQIMCKAMNRSLANVLFGGFGATVSASGKSAEGLTVKTTNVEEAALMLAYAQQVIIVPGYGLAVAQAQHQVRELMDLVEKRGGTVKFAIHPVAGRMPGHMNVLLAEANVPYDKLIDMDEINPEFERTDVALVIGANDVVNPAARTDQSSPIFGMPILNADHARRVIVMKRGMSAGFAGIENELFYNDNTQMLFGNAKDTLVKLVSEVKQV; from the coding sequence GTGATCGCCCCGTGGCTGGTCCGCCTGCTCTACCTCGCGGCCGCGATCCTCTTCATCCTCGGCCTCAAGCGCCTGCAGTCACCGGACACGGCGCGCGTGGGCAACCGCATCTCGGCGACGGGAATGCTGCTGGCGATCATCGTGACGTTGCTGGACCGAAGCATCGTGGGGTACACGACGATCATCGCCGGCATCGTGGTGGGCGGCACGATAGGCCTGACGATGGCGCTGCGCGTGCAGATGACGGCGATGCCGCAGATGGTGGCGCTGCTCAACGGCTCCGGCGGCGGCGCCTCGCTGCTGGTGGCCACGGCGGAGTTCCTGCACGTGGAAGAACGCGGCGGGATGATGACCACGGACGCGAGCATCGCGACGATGCTGGGCGTGCTCATCGGCGCGGTGACGGTCACGGGCAGCATCGTCGCCTTCGCCAAGCTGCAGGAGCTGATCTCGGGTCGCGCGGTGGTCTTCGCCTTCCAGAAGACGCTCAACGCCCTGCTCTTCCTCACGGTGCTGGGGCTGGGCATTTGGCTGGTCGTGGACGGGAGCGCGCCGACGGCGGCCTTCTATACGGTCATCGGCATCGCCTTGCTGATGGGCATCCTGCTCACGATCCCGATCGGCGGCGCGGATATGCCGGTGGTGATCTCGGTGCTGAACTCGTACTCGGGCCTCGCCGCGGCGCTCACGGGCTTCGTGATCGGCAACGAGGTGCTGGTGGTCTCGGGCGCGCTGGTCGGCTCGAGCGGCATCATCCTCTCGCAGATTATGTGCAAGGCGATGAACCGCTCGCTGGCCAACGTGCTCTTCGGCGGCTTCGGCGCAACGGTCAGCGCCAGCGGCAAGAGCGCCGAGGGCCTGACGGTCAAGACGACGAACGTGGAAGAGGCGGCGCTGATGCTGGCGTATGCGCAGCAGGTGATCATCGTGCCGGGCTACGGCCTCGCGGTGGCGCAGGCGCAGCACCAGGTGCGCGAGCTGATGGACCTGGTGGAGAAGCGCGGCGGCACGGTGAAGTTCGCGATCCACCCGGTGGCCGGCCGTATGCCGGGCCATATGAACGTGCTGCTGGCCGAGGCGAACGTCCCGTATGACAAGCTCATCGATATGGACGAGATCAACCCGGAGTTCGAACGCACGGACGTGGCGTTGGTGATCGGCGCCAACGACGTGGTGAACCCGGCGGCACGCACTGACCAGTCGTCACCGATATTCGGGATGCCGATCCTCAATGCCGACCACGCGCGCCGCGTGATCGTGATGAAGCGCGGGATGAGCGCGGGCTTCGCGGGCATCGAGAACGAGCTGTTCTACAACGACAACACGCAGATGCTGTTCGGGAACGCGAAGGACACGTTGGTGAAGCTGGTGTCGGAGGTGAAGCAGGTGTAG
- a CDS encoding glycosyltransferase: protein MLTALAVLQALLALTLLRRLSGGRARRPPEAPRPEGLDGEGLTIVVATLNEAQRIAPCLRGLQAQGAPLREILVVDSGSTDGTCELVAAAAAQDARIRLLTDPPLPPGWIGKAWALQYGTEQASQPWVLGMDADTEAVPGCAAAVLAAAQREGFDVVSFAPRFDGQTAAERWLQPALLVTLIYRSGAVGDPRGTPERVLANGQCFLARRDVIRANGGYEPVRDSFAEDVSLVRFLAGRGVRVGFLDGSRLYRVRSYSGIAQMWREWGRSLDLKDATTRLRQVWDTLFVVLAQGLQWPLALALYLNWQRMPEGVARTVLPASTITLLTARLLLLLGLAPSYERRGLTWWLSPLADPLAALRLVLSSLRRPRQWRSRTYAK, encoded by the coding sequence ATGCTGACCGCCCTCGCCGTGCTGCAGGCCCTGCTCGCGCTGACGCTGCTCCGGCGGCTCAGTGGAGGCCGAGCGCGCCGCCCGCCCGAGGCCCCGCGGCCGGAGGGCCTCGACGGGGAAGGTCTCACGATCGTCGTTGCGACGTTGAACGAGGCGCAGCGTATCGCCCCCTGCCTGCGCGGGCTCCAGGCACAGGGCGCGCCGTTGCGCGAGATTCTCGTCGTCGACTCTGGGTCCACCGACGGCACGTGCGAACTCGTAGCCGCCGCCGCCGCGCAGGACGCACGCATCCGGTTGCTCACCGATCCGCCGCTGCCGCCCGGCTGGATTGGCAAGGCCTGGGCCCTGCAGTACGGCACGGAGCAGGCCAGCCAGCCCTGGGTGCTCGGAATGGATGCCGATACCGAGGCCGTTCCCGGCTGTGCCGCCGCCGTGCTGGCTGCCGCGCAGCGCGAGGGTTTTGATGTGGTGTCCTTTGCCCCGCGCTTCGATGGGCAAACGGCCGCCGAGCGCTGGCTGCAGCCGGCGCTGCTCGTCACGCTCATCTATCGGTCCGGCGCCGTCGGCGACCCGCGGGGCACGCCCGAGCGCGTGCTCGCGAACGGCCAGTGCTTCCTCGCGCGACGCGACGTCATTCGCGCCAACGGCGGCTATGAGCCCGTGCGCGATTCCTTCGCCGAGGATGTGAGCCTCGTGCGCTTCCTTGCCGGCCGCGGTGTGCGTGTCGGCTTCCTCGATGGCTCGCGGCTCTACCGCGTGCGCAGCTACAGCGGCATCGCGCAGATGTGGCGCGAGTGGGGAAGGTCGCTGGACCTCAAGGACGCGACGACGAGGCTGCGCCAGGTGTGGGACACGCTATTCGTGGTGCTCGCGCAGGGCCTGCAGTGGCCGCTGGCGCTTGCCCTCTACTTGAATTGGCAACGAATGCCAGAGGGAGTGGCAAGAACCGTGCTTCCCGCAAGCACCATCACCCTGCTCACCGCGCGCCTCCTGCTCCTGCTCGGGCTCGCCCCGAGCTACGAACGCCGTGGCCTCACGTGGTGGCTGTCTCCACTCGCGGACCCACTCGCCGCGCTACGGCTGGTCCTCAGCTCCCTGCGCCGCCCACGCCAGTGGCGCAGCCGTACCTACGCCAAGTAG
- a CDS encoding DUF4097 family beta strand repeat protein: protein MPRTALALAAAVLVALPCRADAQAGSERHTLSGDRVEVWNLAGRAELVAGSGREVVVELRRGGADGSRLTVNARNGRLIVEYPDRDIVYDSPDGGFRSEIRVDRNSDGTFSGGWGSDRDGGSVRVRTSGSGLRAHADLRIAVPAGQRVLVAIGLGVIEATNVNGDLELRTQASRIQGSGLGGALVARTGSGGIELANSDMSRLQVATGSGGLRLDRVKSGEFKASTGSGRIEGRELTADRFEASTGSGGIEIFGLNGRDVRTSTGSGGIRLELGQQPGSITASAGSGGVTLRLPAGVSAEVDARTGSGRITTDFPVTMDEVRRNSLRGRIGSGEGGRIRVTTGSGGIRLERH, encoded by the coding sequence ATGCCACGCACCGCACTCGCCCTGGCCGCCGCAGTTCTCGTGGCTCTCCCCTGCCGCGCCGACGCGCAGGCCGGCTCCGAACGGCACACCCTCAGCGGCGATCGCGTGGAGGTCTGGAACCTCGCCGGCCGCGCCGAGCTCGTCGCCGGCAGCGGACGCGAGGTGGTGGTGGAGCTGCGCCGCGGCGGCGCAGACGGCAGCCGCCTGACCGTCAATGCACGAAACGGGCGGCTGATCGTAGAGTACCCTGACCGCGACATCGTGTACGACAGCCCGGATGGGGGATTCCGTTCCGAAATCCGGGTGGACCGCAACTCCGACGGCACGTTCTCTGGCGGCTGGGGCAGCGACCGCGACGGCGGCTCCGTGCGCGTCCGCACCAGTGGCAGCGGCCTGCGCGCCCACGCCGACCTCCGCATCGCCGTGCCCGCCGGCCAGCGCGTACTCGTCGCCATCGGCCTCGGTGTGATTGAAGCGACCAACGTGAACGGCGACCTCGAGCTACGCACCCAGGCCTCGCGAATCCAGGGTAGCGGGCTCGGCGGCGCGCTCGTGGCCCGCACGGGCAGCGGCGGCATCGAGCTCGCCAACAGCGATATGAGCCGGCTTCAGGTCGCGACCGGTTCCGGCGGCCTGCGGCTAGACCGCGTGAAGTCTGGCGAGTTCAAGGCCAGCACGGGCTCCGGCCGCATCGAGGGCCGCGAGCTGACAGCCGATCGTTTTGAAGCCTCGACGGGCTCGGGCGGGATCGAAATCTTCGGACTCAACGGGCGCGACGTGCGTACCTCGACCGGCTCGGGTGGTATTCGCCTCGAGCTGGGACAACAGCCCGGCAGCATCACCGCCAGCGCGGGCTCCGGCGGCGTGACGCTGCGGCTGCCGGCCGGAGTGAGCGCGGAGGTGGACGCGCGCACCGGCTCGGGTCGCATCACCACCGACTTCCCCGTCACGATGGACGAGGTGCGGCGCAACAGCCTGCGCGGGCGGATCGGCAGCGGCGAGGGCGGCCGCATCCGCGTGACCACCGGATCCGGCGGGATTCGGCTTGAGCGGCACTGA